In Chryseobacterium gotjawalense, the following are encoded in one genomic region:
- a CDS encoding NAD(P)H-hydrate dehydratase, whose translation MKIFSAPQIKKWDSFSIENQRISSLQLMERAAQSCVKWFLANFESTCPFAVFCGFGNNGGDGFAIARLLYSKGFDVTIFTGKNEKFSEDALINFQRCNDISGIEILDFDKVSGFVFKENSVLIDAIFGIGLNRNIEGEIAGLIEFLNKLPFPGISIDIPSGLMADEVISENAVVFKADETLTFQVWKKSMLHPETGIFCGNVHLMDIFLSDEFTSQEEADDFVIGEKLIHKVYKIRNEFSHKGTYGKTTIAAGSFGKIGAAVLATKAALKSGSGLTFVLAPKCGYEILQTNCPEAMFINGGENQVVNFEIEKDSAIGIGPGLGTDSATQISFLKFLIHISKPLVIDADALNILSKNPDVIKLIPKNSVITPHPKEFERLFGKTENSFERLKLARQKAKDLQIYIVLKDHHTQIITPENKVYYNITGNSGMAKGGSGDALLGIITSLLAQNYTPENAAIFGVWLHGKAGDFAAEKFSKEAMLASDLIAEIGTVFNYLN comes from the coding sequence ATGAAAATTTTTTCAGCCCCACAAATCAAAAAATGGGATTCGTTTAGCATTGAGAATCAAAGGATCTCTTCTCTGCAATTAATGGAAAGAGCGGCGCAATCGTGCGTCAAATGGTTTCTCGCAAATTTTGAAAGTACATGTCCATTCGCTGTTTTTTGCGGCTTCGGAAATAATGGCGGTGATGGTTTTGCGATAGCGAGATTATTGTACAGCAAAGGTTTTGATGTTACTATTTTTACCGGAAAGAATGAAAAATTTTCGGAAGATGCTTTGATTAATTTCCAACGGTGCAATGATATTTCAGGAATTGAAATTCTGGATTTCGATAAGGTAAGCGGTTTTGTTTTCAAAGAAAATTCAGTCCTCATTGATGCGATTTTCGGGATCGGACTCAATCGAAATATTGAAGGTGAAATCGCCGGTTTGATTGAATTTTTAAATAAACTGCCTTTCCCCGGTATTTCAATTGATATTCCTTCAGGTTTAATGGCTGATGAAGTGATCAGTGAAAATGCAGTTGTTTTTAAAGCAGATGAAACTTTAACATTTCAAGTCTGGAAGAAATCAATGCTGCACCCGGAAACCGGAATTTTCTGTGGCAACGTTCACCTCATGGATATTTTTTTGAGCGACGAGTTTACTTCTCAGGAAGAAGCGGATGATTTTGTCATTGGCGAGAAATTGATTCACAAAGTTTATAAAATTAGAAACGAATTTTCGCATAAAGGGACTTACGGCAAAACAACCATCGCAGCAGGAAGTTTCGGTAAAATAGGAGCAGCTGTTTTAGCAACCAAAGCCGCCCTGAAATCAGGGAGTGGCTTAACCTTCGTGCTGGCGCCAAAATGCGGTTACGAAATCCTGCAAACTAATTGCCCGGAAGCGATGTTTATTAATGGCGGCGAAAATCAGGTTGTTAATTTTGAGATTGAAAAAGATTCCGCTATTGGCATCGGTCCGGGTTTAGGAACTGATTCTGCTACGCAAATTTCTTTTTTAAAATTTTTAATTCACATTTCAAAGCCCTTGGTTATTGATGCAGATGCTTTAAATATACTATCTAAAAATCCGGATGTCATAAAATTGATTCCTAAAAACTCAGTTATCACTCCACATCCAAAAGAATTTGAGCGTCTTTTCGGAAAGACAGAAAACTCATTTGAACGGTTGAAACTTGCCCGACAAAAAGCAAAGGATTTGCAAATCTATATTGTCCTGAAAGATCATCATACTCAAATAATTACTCCAGAAAACAAAGTTTACTATAATATAACCGGCAATTCGGGCATGGCAAAAGGCGGCAGCGGTGATGCTCTGCTGGGGATTATCACTTCTCTTTTAGCCCAAAATTACACACCGGAGAATGCAGCGATTTTTGGAGTTTGGCTTCACGGCAAAGCCGGTGATTTTGCAGCGGAAAAATTTTCAAAAGAAGCAATGCTGGCTTCAGATTTAATTGCGGAAATCGGAACGGTGTTCAATTATCTTAATTAA
- the mscL gene encoding large conductance mechanosensitive channel protein MscL, with protein sequence MGMVQEFKQFAFKGNVVDLAVAVIIGAAFGKIVSSLVEDVITPLLLNPALKAAGAENISKLAWNGVTYGNFLSAVISFLCIALVLFLIIKGVNKMQKPAPAPAPAGPTQEQLLAEIRDLLKNK encoded by the coding sequence ATGGGAATGGTTCAGGAATTTAAACAGTTTGCATTTAAAGGAAATGTAGTAGATTTAGCGGTCGCAGTAATTATCGGAGCTGCTTTTGGGAAAATTGTTTCTTCATTGGTTGAAGATGTAATTACGCCCCTGTTATTGAATCCTGCACTGAAAGCGGCAGGTGCAGAAAATATTTCAAAACTGGCATGGAATGGCGTTACTTACGGGAATTTCCTATCGGCAGTCATCAGTTTTTTATGTATTGCACTTGTTTTATTCCTGATCATTAAAGGGGTCAACAAAATGCAAAAACCGGCACCAGCGCCAGCACCAGCCGGCCCTACTCAAGAACAGTTACTTGCAGAAATCAGAGATTTGCTGAAAAATAAATAG
- the lgt gene encoding prolipoprotein diacylglyceryl transferase, producing the protein MLTFLYSTWDPSTGIPLGPVTLHYYSLMFILAFGLGYMLMTKIYKIDNVNLKYVEPLFTWTLVGTIFGARLGHVIFYQPELFREDFWSVFLPIRTKPHLEFTGFSGLASHGATIALIFTTLYYSIKIIKKNPFWVYDRIGIPVALGGAFVRMGNFFNSEIIGKPAPENSPFAILFPQQSSEYGAIVPRYPTQLFEAAGYFLLFILLWVLYRYTRKKYHQGWLFGLFFIILWAIRFFVEFLKEPQGDEFIHIAGLNTGQVLSIPFMIAGVVIMWYSKNNVITEEQNEKPE; encoded by the coding sequence ATGCTGACTTTTTTATACTCGACCTGGGATCCGTCCACAGGGATTCCTTTAGGGCCAGTTACCCTACATTACTATAGTTTAATGTTTATTTTGGCTTTTGGTTTAGGCTATATGCTGATGACCAAAATCTACAAGATCGACAATGTCAACTTAAAATACGTAGAACCTCTTTTTACCTGGACTTTAGTTGGAACCATTTTTGGCGCACGGTTAGGACACGTGATTTTTTACCAGCCCGAACTTTTTCGGGAAGATTTCTGGTCGGTTTTTTTACCGATCCGCACCAAACCTCATCTTGAATTTACTGGATTTTCCGGCTTGGCCAGTCACGGTGCAACGATCGCTTTGATTTTTACCACTTTGTATTACAGTATAAAAATCATTAAGAAAAATCCATTTTGGGTGTATGATAGAATCGGGATTCCAGTGGCTCTGGGCGGTGCTTTCGTTAGAATGGGAAACTTTTTCAACTCCGAAATCATCGGAAAACCAGCACCGGAAAACTCACCTTTCGCTATTTTATTTCCGCAGCAAAGTTCTGAATATGGAGCAATTGTTCCGCGATATCCAACGCAATTGTTTGAAGCAGCCGGCTATTTCTTACTGTTCATCTTATTGTGGGTTTTATACCGATACACCAGAAAAAAATACCATCAAGGTTGGCTTTTTGGACTTTTCTTTATTATCCTTTGGGCCATTCGCTTTTTCGTAGAATTCCTGAAAGAACCACAAGGTGACGAATTTATTCACATCGCCGGATTAAATACAGGACAGGTCCTTTCAATTCCGTTTATGATCGCCGGTGTCGTGATTATGTGGTATTCGAAAAACAATGTGATTACCGAAGAACAGAATGAAAAACCGGAATAA
- the yidD gene encoding membrane protein insertion efficiency factor YidD, with protein sequence MFNKIITFPLVVLIKIYQWFISPLLPKNCRYEPTCSQYMIEALKVHGPIKGLWLGSKRIARCHPWGGEGYDPVPPKCKH encoded by the coding sequence ATGTTCAACAAAATCATCACATTTCCTTTGGTTGTCCTGATAAAAATTTATCAGTGGTTCATCTCTCCCTTATTGCCAAAAAATTGTCGTTACGAACCCACCTGCTCTCAGTATATGATAGAAGCACTAAAGGTTCACGGCCCCATTAAAGGCTTGTGGTTAGGGTCAAAAAGAATTGCAAGATGCCATCCTTGGGGCGGTGAAGGTTATGATCCTGTTCCACCGAAATGCAAACATTAA
- a CDS encoding D-2-hydroxyacid dehydrogenase, producing MKILANDGLDQSGIDALTEKGFEVIVSKVPQEFLADFINAHQIRTLLVRSATTVRKELIDACPSLDIIGRGGVGMDNIDVDYARSKNIHVINTPAASSASVAELVFAHLFSGARFLQDSNRKMPLIGDTQFNQLKKSYEKGIELRGKTIGIVGMGRIGQEVARIALGLGMRVVAADNNIGRASIKVKFYNNQFINVDIETEPLEDVLKHADFLTLHVPAQKGGSMIGAKEIGKMKDGAVIVNCSRGGVVDEHALIDALDSGKIAFAGLDVFTNEPTPSKEILSHPKISLSPHTGASTVEAQDRIGLSLAEQICSILQTY from the coding sequence ATGAAGATATTAGCAAATGACGGTTTGGATCAGTCAGGAATTGATGCCCTGACAGAAAAAGGTTTTGAAGTAATTGTTTCTAAGGTTCCTCAGGAATTTTTAGCAGATTTCATCAATGCGCATCAGATCAGAACCTTGTTGGTTCGCAGTGCAACCACGGTTAGAAAAGAATTAATTGATGCGTGCCCAAGCCTGGATATCATTGGTCGTGGTGGCGTCGGTATGGATAATATCGATGTTGATTACGCGCGGTCGAAGAATATTCATGTGATCAATACGCCGGCAGCTTCGTCAGCGTCTGTCGCAGAATTGGTTTTTGCGCATTTGTTCAGTGGCGCGAGATTTTTACAGGATTCTAACAGAAAAATGCCTTTAATAGGAGATACCCAATTTAATCAATTAAAAAAATCATACGAGAAAGGAATTGAACTTCGTGGTAAAACCATCGGGATTGTTGGGATGGGAAGGATCGGGCAGGAGGTTGCCAGAATTGCTCTAGGACTTGGAATGCGAGTTGTCGCAGCTGATAATAATATCGGAAGAGCCAGCATTAAAGTTAAGTTTTATAATAATCAGTTCATCAATGTAGATATCGAAACCGAACCTTTGGAAGATGTTTTGAAACACGCGGATTTTTTAACTCTTCATGTTCCGGCTCAAAAAGGCGGCAGCATGATCGGTGCGAAAGAAATTGGTAAAATGAAAGACGGCGCGGTCATTGTGAATTGTAGCAGAGGTGGAGTGGTAGATGAACACGCTCTTATCGATGCGTTAGATTCAGGAAAAATAGCGTTCGCAGGATTAGATGTTTTCACGAATGAACCAACGCCTTCGAAAGAAATTCTGAGCCACCCTAAAATCTCTCTGAGTCCGCACACGGGAGCATCTACGGTAGAAGCGCAGGATCGGATCGGGCTTTCTCTGGCCGAGCAGATTTGCAGCATTTTACAGACTTATTAA